From a single Athene noctua chromosome 2, bAthNoc1.hap1.1, whole genome shotgun sequence genomic region:
- the LOC141958206 gene encoding golgin subfamily A member 4-like isoform X1, translating into MTQQARKHLQEEFDASLEEKDQLISVLQTQVSLLKKTLQNGQIRTELPDSTVPSKRQVQSPTKEVGTETPVEPGSNAFEELERALSLAQKAEEAQKKLQAETDKKIKAVEKASEEERVNLQRELIRVKQEVVEIMKKSSEERVAELEKCHKKEMAAKDRELNERLQAQEKAFQGKMKAALEINRIEYLKALQEQEEQGSLALELLELQKKAIQSQCDKKVQRMHQEVKTSRTRILELESSLAKYLEEARKQSEEKKQHNKEISDIVEKHKNELENMKQQQEKLWTEKLQILKQQQVTEMEKMREKQEQEIATILKEKETVFRAHIEEMNEKTLQKLDVKQAEFEALSSELSEALKIRHDLEQELSALNSKVCEARQELEEERKRHKEEVEVMSKEHAMSIQGVEEVLKEELNQLRQSLEKLAEQEAKLKKELENKQLEFSQKESEFNAKMLEMAHASTAGINDAVSKLECNHKEQLESLAEAHRRELVEITRSWEEKLHQQVEELQEKHEMELQEKEQEVGDLKEELATCSAEKEGSRAEITRLKGEQVTREESLKELQEQLRQSVSKIHVLEDQLKNYEKNVNVTSVATPYRDGNLHHADVSLSEEPVEFEYLRKVLFEYMMGRETKTMAKVITAVLKFPEDQTQKILEREDARPLSWLQIF; encoded by the exons ATGACACAACAAGCAAGGAAACATCTCCAAGAGGAATTTGATGCTTCCTTAGAAGAAAAGGATCAACTTATTAGTGTCCTGCAAACTCAG gTATCATTGCTGAAAAAGACGTTACAGAATGGTCAGATACGCACTGAACTGCCTGACTCGACTGTCCCATCTAAACGACAAGTTCAAAGTCCAACAAAAGAAGTCGGCACAGAAACTCCTGTGGAACCAGGAAGCAATG cttttgAAGAGCTTGAGAGGGCTCTGAGTCTTGCCCAAAAGGCAGAGGAAGCCCAGAAGAAACTGCAGGCAGAAAcggataaaaaaatcaaagcagtagAAAAGGCAAGTGAGGAAGAGAGGGTAAATCTTCAGCGGGAGTTAATCAGAGTGAAACAAGAGGTGGTTGAGATTATGAAG AAGTCTTCAGAGGAGCGTGTTGCTGAActagaaaaatgccacaaaaaagaAATGGCTGCCAAAGATCGGGAGCTAAATGAGAGGTTACAGGCCCAAGAAAAGGCGTTCCAGGGCAAGATGAAGGCAGCTCTT GAAATAAACCGGATTGAGTATTTAAAAGCCCTTCAAGAACAAGAGGAGCAAGGGTCCCTAGCTTTAGAATTAttagagctgcagaagaaagcaatacAGTCACAGTGTGACAAGAAAGTTCAGAGGATGCATCAAGAAGTAAAGACTTCTAGAACT aGGATTCTTGAACTGGAAAGCTCTCTTGCAAAGTATTTGGAAGAGGCCAGAaagcaatcagaagaaaaaaagcagcacaataaGGAAATAAGTGATATAGTTGAAAAACACAAGAATGAACTGGAaaacatgaaacagcagcaggaaaagctttGGACAGAAAAACTTCAAATCTTAAAGCAACAACAagtaactgaaatggaaaaaatgagagagaaacaagaacaagAGATAGCTacaattttgaaagagaaagaaacagttttccGTGCACACATAgaagagatgaatgaaaaaacGTTACAAAAACTTGATGTGAAACAAGCAGAGTTCGAAGCACTGTCTTCTGAGCTATCAGAAGCACTAAAAATTCGTCATGACTTGGAACAAGAGCTCTCTGCATTGAATAGTAAAGTGTGTGAAGCAAGGCAAGAattggaagaagagaggaagaggcacaaagaagaggttgaagTTATGTCAAAAGAGCATGCAATGTCTATTCAAGGAGTTGAGGAGGTACTCAAAGAGGAACTCAACCAACTCAGGCAGTCATTGGAGAAACTTGCGGAGCAGGAAGCTAAACtaaaaaaagagcttgaaaacAAGCAATTGGAGTTCAGTCAGAAAGAGAGCGAATTCAATGCTAAAATGTTGGAAATGGCACATGCCAGCACAGCTGGAATCAATGATGCTGTGTCAAAACTAGAATGTAATCACAAAGAGCAGCTGGAGAGTCTTGCTGAGGCTCACAGGAGGGAGTTGGTAGAAATTACCCGGAGTTGGGAAGAGAAACTCCATCAGCAGGTTGAAGAGCTCCAGGAAAAGCATGAAATGGAGCTGCAAGAGAAGGAGCAGGAAGTTGGAGACCTGAAAGAGGAACTTgccacctgcagtgctgagaaggagggcTCCAGAGCAGAAATAACCCGACTGAAGGGAGAGCAGGTGACAAGGGAGGAGTCCCTGAAGGAACTGCAAGAACAACTAAGGCAGTCAGTGTCGAAG ATTCATGTACTGGAAGACCAGTTGAAAAACTATGAGAAGAATGTGAACGTCACCTCCGTTGCAACACCATACAGAG ATGGAAACCTTCACCATGCCGACGTTTCCCTCTCTGAGGAGCCTGTCGAGTTTGAATACTTGAGGAAAGTGCTTTTTGAGTATATGATGGGTCGTGAGACAAAG
- the LOC141958206 gene encoding golgin subfamily A member 4-like isoform X2 has translation MVRYALNCLTRLSHLNDKFKVQQKKSAQKLLWNQEAMKSSEERVAELEKCHKKEMAAKDRELNERLQAQEKAFQGKMKAALEINRIEYLKALQEQEEQGSLALELLELQKKAIQSQCDKKVQRMHQEVKTSRTRILELESSLAKYLEEARKQSEEKKQHNKEISDIVEKHKNELENMKQQQEKLWTEKLQILKQQQVTEMEKMREKQEQEIATILKEKETVFRAHIEEMNEKTLQKLDVKQAEFEALSSELSEALKIRHDLEQELSALNSKVCEARQELEEERKRHKEEVEVMSKEHAMSIQGVEEVLKEELNQLRQSLEKLAEQEAKLKKELENKQLEFSQKESEFNAKMLEMAHASTAGINDAVSKLECNHKEQLESLAEAHRRELVEITRSWEEKLHQQVEELQEKHEMELQEKEQEVGDLKEELATCSAEKEGSRAEITRLKGEQVTREESLKELQEQLRQSVSKVNALSDKESDLKTQLKKLEGDLNQALKEQSGLEEQLSEQKAVEEKDKAKITELADERTLNLSSSSDYLVNVLGLGPWVPEQFVFQVEKREANSCTGRPVEKL, from the exons ATGGTCAGATACGCACTGAACTGCCTGACTCGACTGTCCCATCTAAACGACAAGTTCAAAGTCCAACAAAAGAAGTCGGCACAGAAACTCCTGTGGAACCAGGAAGCAATG AAGTCTTCAGAGGAGCGTGTTGCTGAActagaaaaatgccacaaaaaagaAATGGCTGCCAAAGATCGGGAGCTAAATGAGAGGTTACAGGCCCAAGAAAAGGCGTTCCAGGGCAAGATGAAGGCAGCTCTT GAAATAAACCGGATTGAGTATTTAAAAGCCCTTCAAGAACAAGAGGAGCAAGGGTCCCTAGCTTTAGAATTAttagagctgcagaagaaagcaatacAGTCACAGTGTGACAAGAAAGTTCAGAGGATGCATCAAGAAGTAAAGACTTCTAGAACT aGGATTCTTGAACTGGAAAGCTCTCTTGCAAAGTATTTGGAAGAGGCCAGAaagcaatcagaagaaaaaaagcagcacaataaGGAAATAAGTGATATAGTTGAAAAACACAAGAATGAACTGGAaaacatgaaacagcagcaggaaaagctttGGACAGAAAAACTTCAAATCTTAAAGCAACAACAagtaactgaaatggaaaaaatgagagagaaacaagaacaagAGATAGCTacaattttgaaagagaaagaaacagttttccGTGCACACATAgaagagatgaatgaaaaaacGTTACAAAAACTTGATGTGAAACAAGCAGAGTTCGAAGCACTGTCTTCTGAGCTATCAGAAGCACTAAAAATTCGTCATGACTTGGAACAAGAGCTCTCTGCATTGAATAGTAAAGTGTGTGAAGCAAGGCAAGAattggaagaagagaggaagaggcacaaagaagaggttgaagTTATGTCAAAAGAGCATGCAATGTCTATTCAAGGAGTTGAGGAGGTACTCAAAGAGGAACTCAACCAACTCAGGCAGTCATTGGAGAAACTTGCGGAGCAGGAAGCTAAACtaaaaaaagagcttgaaaacAAGCAATTGGAGTTCAGTCAGAAAGAGAGCGAATTCAATGCTAAAATGTTGGAAATGGCACATGCCAGCACAGCTGGAATCAATGATGCTGTGTCAAAACTAGAATGTAATCACAAAGAGCAGCTGGAGAGTCTTGCTGAGGCTCACAGGAGGGAGTTGGTAGAAATTACCCGGAGTTGGGAAGAGAAACTCCATCAGCAGGTTGAAGAGCTCCAGGAAAAGCATGAAATGGAGCTGCAAGAGAAGGAGCAGGAAGTTGGAGACCTGAAAGAGGAACTTgccacctgcagtgctgagaaggagggcTCCAGAGCAGAAATAACCCGACTGAAGGGAGAGCAGGTGACAAGGGAGGAGTCCCTGAAGGAACTGCAAGAACAACTAAGGCAGTCAGTGTCGAAGGTGAATGCTTTGTCAGATAAGGAAAGTGACCTGAAAACGCAGTTGAAGAAATTGGAAGGTGATCTTAATCAGGCCCTGAAAGAGCAGTCAGGACTTGAGGAACAGCTCAGTGAGCAGAAAGCAGttgaagaaaaggacaaagccaAAATTACCGAGCTGGCTGATGAAAGAACACTAAATTTAAGCTCCAGCTCTGATTACTTAGTAAATGTGCTAGGGTTAGGTCCTTGGGTCCCTGAACAGTTTGTGTTCCAGGTGGAAAAGAGGGAAGCGA ATTCATGTACTGGAAGACCAGTTGAAAAACTATGA